Below is a window of Yimella sp. cx-51 DNA.
CCCACCGTGGGCGGAGTTGCAGTGCTGCTCAATCGGCGAAGCGGGCCGAGGCCAGCTGCCGTGACTGGGCCACGAGACGGCCGGTGGAGTCCCAGAGCTCGGCATCCTCCTCGAGCAGATTGCCCGTCACGGTCGAGGTGCGAATGCGAATCGCAAGCCAGCCTGGTGCTGGGACGGCGCGCACGTAGCCGGTGAATTCGATCGTGGGCACCCAGCCGACTGAGCCGAGGTCGAAGGCGACCGGCGGGAAGGCGTCAAGGAAAGCGAGCAGCGAGAGTGCGTCGGGTTCGCGGCCGTCGGCGAAGCGGATCCAGCCGCGCATCTCGCCGTTGCCGCTGGGCTGCCCGAGGGCCCAGCCCGCGGTCTCGGGGTCGAGCCGCATGTCGAAGCGTTGCAGCAGTTCGGATTTGGTGAGGGCCGACGGTGGTGCATCGCCGGACGAAACGCACTGGTCTACCGGCGTGATGCGCGGCCTCGGCGTCTGCTTGCGCACCGGCTCAGAGTGTCCCGACACGTCGCCCATGGTGAGCAGGGCGCGAAATCGTTCCATCTCGCCTTGGCGCACGATCACCTGCGCGGTCGACATCGAACGTCCGGTGCGCAGCACGGTCGGCTCGGCCGTGATCTCTCCGGGCCCGCCGGGGGAGAGGAACACCCCGCTCCAGGTGAGCGGGTGCGGGTGATGGGCGGGCACGACGTCGATGACGGCCTGCGTCGACAGAGCCATCAGCAGGCCGCCGTTGACCGCCTCACCGATTCCCCATGCGTCGGTCAAGGTGCCGAGGTAGCGACCCTCGCCGTCCCGGCGAAGGCTGATGGCGTCGTCGAACTCACTCATGGGCACATCTCACCACTGCACGGTGAATCCGGTAGCCGCAGTACCGGATTAAACGCTAACCGCTTGTCGCAGAAGCGAATCGGCGCGATGCCCACGCATGAGCCGTGCGATAGCCCAAGCGGTGGTAGATGCCCCGAGCGATGTCGTTGTCCGAGTACATGCCGAGCGTGCTCACGCCGTCCGACTTCAGGGCGGCATTGGTCAGCGCTGCGGTGACGGCCACGCCCAGCTTCTGACCGCGCACCTCCGGGTGGGTGACGATGCCGGTCAAGTGTGGTGCGCCGGCCCCGGTGCGGTGCAGCGCGCCAGCGGCGACGATACGTCCCTCGCGACGGATGCCGAGCCAGAGCTCGCTGATGCCTTCGCCGGGTTGGGATTCGGCCCGAGGATTGCCAACTGCGTTGAGGGCCAGGAGTTCTGAAGCATCGGCGGCGTCATCGAGTAGCTCGACGGACGCAAATACGGACTCAAGCCCGGGCAGGAGCGGCGGAGCTTGGGTGGTCCACATCCAGTCCCAGTCACCACCAACGCCGAGGGAAAAACGCTCCTGCGCAAGCGGCAACAGGTGCTGGTCGATCGAGACACCCGAGACCTCGTCAGGCAGGCCGGAGGCGATGACGGCGTCGAGCAGCGGCTCGACCTGCTCGGCAGGGCCGGAGACGTTCAAGTGGATTCCGCGTCGCATGTGCCCACGACGCAGGAAGGCGACCGCGGAGCCGAGCGCCCACGCCTGGTCGACCAGCCGAGGGTCACACTCCCAGCGCACATACGGGTCAT
It encodes the following:
- a CDS encoding thioesterase family protein, which gives rise to MSEFDDAISLRRDGEGRYLGTLTDAWGIGEAVNGGLLMALSTQAVIDVVPAHHPHPLTWSGVFLSPGGPGEITAEPTVLRTGRSMSTAQVIVRQGEMERFRALLTMGDVSGHSEPVRKQTPRPRITPVDQCVSSGDAPPSALTKSELLQRFDMRLDPETAGWALGQPSGNGEMRGWIRFADGREPDALSLLAFLDAFPPVAFDLGSVGWVPTIEFTGYVRAVPAPGWLAIRIRTSTVTGNLLEEDAELWDSTGRLVAQSRQLASARFAD
- a CDS encoding GNAT family N-acetyltransferase — encoded protein: MADELRYLHGQDELLRASGDDPYVRWECDPRLVDQAWALGSAVAFLRRGHMRRGIHLNVSGPAEQVEPLLDAVIASGLPDEVSGVSIDQHLLPLAQERFSLGVGGDWDWMWTTQAPPLLPGLESVFASVELLDDAADASELLALNAVGNPRAESQPGEGISELWLGIRREGRIVAAGALHRTGAGAPHLTGIVTHPEVRGQKLGVAVTAALTNAALKSDGVSTLGMYSDNDIARGIYHRLGYRTAHAWASRRFASATSG